In the Thiovulum sp. ES genome, one interval contains:
- a CDS encoding KilA-N domain-containing protein (PFAM: KilA-N domain) — MMEVKIGRNYTVQIGHLTQIGKLNDVLAIGNEYRKKKGLREIEMAEWLRKESTWEFIIKVFNEESKKSNWQFASLDIGATVTKLPRDLSNRISFGEILKKKDFNLVIKSQRGGKPENRGYWANLFLLLDLASFLDVDLKYEMYEVFINQNILLYRDVGGDNFKEFNKIVDTLPDRIGKNNTGISSHLSLLLREKLSIFDTRGYNQKEHDSLIQQKRGEYLKTLTSMVEVGFIKDYDNLKEVLIKI, encoded by the coding sequence ATGATGGAAGTCAAAATTGGTAGAAATTACACCGTGCAAATTGGACACCTCACACAAATCGGAAAACTGAATGATGTTTTGGCAATCGGAAACGAATATCGAAAGAAAAAAGGTCTTCGTGAAATTGAAATGGCTGAATGGTTGAGGAAAGAATCAACTTGGGAATTCATCATTAAAGTTTTCAATGAAGAAAGCAAAAAGTCAAACTGGCAATTTGCCAGTTTGGATATAGGTGCGACAGTTACGAAACTTCCACGAGACTTAAGTAATAGAATTTCTTTTGGTGAAATTCTAAAAAAGAAAGATTTCAATCTTGTAATTAAATCTCAAAGAGGTGGAAAACCTGAAAATAGAGGTTATTGGGCAAACTTATTTTTACTTTTAGATTTGGCAAGTTTTCTTGATGTTGATTTGAAATATGAAATGTATGAGGTTTTCATCAATCAGAACATTTTGCTTTATCGAGATGTTGGTGGAGATAATTTCAAAGAATTCAACAAAATTGTTGATACTCTGCCCGACCGAATTGGAAAAAACAACACAGGAATTTCTTCCCATCTTTCTTTGTTGCTTCGTGAAAAACTTTCAATTTTCGACACTCGTGGATACAACCAAAAAGAACATGATTCTTTGATTCAACAAAAACGAGGTGAGTATTTAAAAACTTTAACATCAATGGTA
- a CDS encoding KilA-N domain-containing protein (PFAM: KilA-N domain) produces MKTSQKLEINFKDLLFAQDMHSKMLYVKELEASMLRIAGNIDKSFNIFMTRKDTKDFIEVLKKEDDLKDEDIIFGRGKTKRINHFLAFKYATWVSKEFELLVYKFFMEYYPVIRELGGDRYNDFRMDYLPKIYNGNSPKWIVINMNLNINRVLDKEKGWNKQNKFEYNSREYIYSHIITDIERGLKPKSRQKVSDWLKERIEFHFETLKILHEQNLKKDL; encoded by the coding sequence TTGAAAACATCACAAAAATTAGAAATAAACTTTAAAGATTTGCTTTTTGCTCAGGATATGCATTCTAAAATGCTTTATGTTAAAGAGCTTGAAGCATCAATGTTAAGGATAGCTGGAAACATAGATAAATCTTTTAATATCTTTATGACAAGAAAAGATACAAAGGATTTTATTGAAGTTCTAAAAAAAGAAGATGACCTTAAAGATGAAGATATTATTTTTGGAAGAGGTAAGACAAAGCGAATTAATCACTTTTTGGCTTTTAAATATGCGACTTGGGTTTCAAAAGAATTTGAGCTTCTCGTGTATAAATTTTTCATGGAATATTATCCCGTAATCCGAGAACTAGGTGGTGATAGATACAATGATTTCAGAATGGACTATTTGCCAAAAATTTATAATGGAAATAGTCCAAAATGGATCGTGATTAATATGAACTTAAATATTAATCGAGTTTTGGACAAAGAAAAAGGTTGGAATAAACAGAATAAGTTTGAATACAACTCAAGGGAATACATCTACTCTCACATAATCACAGATATTGAAAGAGGCTTAAAACCAAAAAGTCGTCAAAAAGTTTCTGATTGGTTAAAAGAAAGAATTGAATTTCATTTTGAGACTCTGAAAATTTTACATGAACAAAATTTAAAAAAAGATTTGTGA